A genomic segment from Spinacia oleracea cultivar Varoflay chromosome 3, BTI_SOV_V1, whole genome shotgun sequence encodes:
- the LOC110783454 gene encoding uncharacterized protein, translating to MEPYCPVREMDWKDVDGALKAKLIQDIQDRFVIPDCSVYVTQILKRANKSWKQYKYSLKKDYYKPEEKTEEQMAREAEPRHGISGKEWVKLVRYWYSDKGKKLSECGKEARASQTQFHRSGSNSYANQQADYEDEHGVKMSLLALWIKTHSGKDRTFLANTLTEDFVDDAKAMVESLKTVNPSKSQQELENEAFEDTMHGGKVPERPVGCGLGVRKSDVYGVHGVLRKNGYGKVRHRTVVMENVKEEVSTINKKNENTGEGKWKAARASERE from the exons ATGGAGCCTTACTGTCCAGTTAGAGAAATGGATTGGAAAGATGTCGATGGGGCTTTAAAAGCTAAATTGATACAAGATATACAA GATCGCTTTGTTATTCCTGATTGTTCGGTATACGTCACGCAAATTCTCAAGCGTGCCAATAAAAGCTGGAAGCAATATAAATACTCTCTCAAGAAAGATTACTACAAACCAGAGGAGAAAACAGAAGAACAGATGGCCAGAGAAGCAGAGCCGCGACATGGAATTAGCGGTAAAGAGTGGGTAAAGTTGGTTAGATATTGGTATTCAGATAAAGGGAAA AAATTGTCAGAATGTGGAAAAGAAGCACGAGCCTCCCAAACTCAATTTCATAGATCTGGTTCTAATAGCTATGCGAACCAACAAGCTGATTAT GAAGACGAGCATGGAGTAAAAATGAGCTTATTAGCCCTTTGGATAAAGACTCATTCGGGCAAGGACAGGACCTTTCTTGCAAACACACTCACTGAAGATTTTGTT GATGATGCAAAGGCCATGGTTGAATCGCTGAAGACTGTAAACCCttctaagtctcaacaagaaCTCGAAAATGAAGCCTTTGAGGACACTATGCATGGTGGAAAGGTACCAGAACGTCCTGTAGGTTGCGGACTTGGAGTTCGTAAGAGCGACGTTTATGGAGTGCATGGTGTGCTAAGGAAGAATGGGTATGGAAAAGTTCGTCATAGGACCGTGGTGATGGAAAATGTGAAAGAAGAAGTGTCAACTATCAACAAGAAAAATGAAAACACTGgagaaggaaaatggaaagctGCAAGAGCAAGTGAAAGAGAATAA